In the Nothobranchius furzeri strain GRZ-AD chromosome 1, NfurGRZ-RIMD1, whole genome shotgun sequence genome, cttcccaggtgtctgtataaacaacaatatcgtcgaggtaagcactacaatgtgagaggccagaagtaacagtgttaattaacctttggaaggtggcaggtgcatttttcatgccaaagggtaacacagtgtactgtaaaaaggcatctggggtaacaaaagctgacataagagaagcttcttctgttaaaggtacctgccaatatccctttaacaggtccaacttagtcaCAAACTTGGAAGGTCCCACACTGTCAACGCAATCATCTATATGGGGTAGAGGATATGAGTCTGAGATGGTAACCGCATTTAACTTCCTGTAATCGGTTATAAACCGAGCGGTTCCATCTGGTTTCCTCTCCACCAGACAGGGTGAACTCCAGGGGCTCCTGCTGGGAATAGcaaagccatttttcaataagtactccgtttcttctttcataatcagtcttttctcgggactagcacggtacggatgctgtctaatgggcttggcttcactcacctcaacatgatgtgctaacacagtggtctgagtgggcacatcaacaaacagactcttcctagagtgaattaacttcaccaagtctccagccatttcaggtgacaaatgtgttatctgtccttccagttccttaagtgcctcggagttatttaaccgaggactacaactagaggggaagtcttctccgacttcaccagcttcctgtggtaccataggtttgttagcagcatctggtactaaaacacaagttgttacaggtttagacagaggggaaccatcctcatagcgcttcaacatgttaacatgacaaaccctgcttttctgtctcctggcaggtgtgtgtagcacataatttgtgtccccgagcttactcaggatctcaaatggtccctcaaatttggtgctgagagccgaattggacaaaggagttagaaccagtaccttgtctccaactgcaaagttacgtctggttgccgtcttatcctactgaaccttcatcttcagtttagctttgtccaagtgagttttagcaatagagtttgcttcctttaatcttttctggaagagttggacatactcccgcacttttctgtcaggcggatcagaaaaaagaaatctctcttttagagctttcaggggaccacgaggagtgtgtccaaacacaagctgggcaggactaaaaccaagagaatcctgcacagcctcacgagcagcaaacaacacaaaaggcaatccttcttcccacgttttgcttttacttaagcaatactttgtcagcattgcctttaaagtttggtgccatctttccaaagcgccttgactctgaggatgatacgcggatgacatgacatgtgtgattcctaaggtttttgttacctgtttgaacagtttagatttgaagtttgtcccttggtcggtctgtattacctttggtaacccaaagatggagaagaaatgggttagagctctgattatagacctggtggtgatggagttcagcggtatggcctccggaaaccttgtagctgaacacataagggttaacaaaaatcgctttcctgttctagaaggaggtaaaggtcccacacagtctaagatgacatggtcaaaaggcgtactcactacaggaatgggctgtaacggggcaggaggaatgggctggttcggctttcctgtcatctgacagacatgacaacgccgacagaagagagacacctctttcttcatccctggccaaaagaaatgctgcaacaacagtttataagttttgttgacacccaaatggccagaccagtcactctcgtgtgccaaggagaccacatgttctctgtaagaggatggaacaattatttgtttcaccaacccccattccatgccctcagccgcgggctgaggccaacaacgcaccagcacatcattatctaataaataatgtgttgtagttttgtctgttttatctgaagtggtcacctgttcaaaataaggtttcagagtaatatcactcttctgtgcagcagaaagggtttctgccgtaagtggaaaaggttctccttgctgaggatcagcatcagccttttctctctgctcttctgcgtctgatgacggaacaaatccaagttcatcatgggctgtctgttcggagtcatcactgaggagtctcatcagcaccgagtcacttaactggatgtccgcattattctgcgtttgcgaacgggtgacagcacaagctgggtaaaaatgtgaatcagcagcacaatttacatgttcggcttgaggttgaggaactacttctagaagaggtagcactttacctccagcaacatcattccccaacaacacatcaaccccgtttaccggtaaatggtcacaaatggcaacatcaaagcagccgctaacgagctggcattccaggtgaacgcggtgcacctgggcaggcagggatttcatttcaattccctgtaacaaaacagcgtacccgcgtgaactactggctgaaaatgggagtgcgctgctcagtattaacgtttgagacgcacctgtgtctctcaaaatgcgaacgttttgcttgtctgcatcaccaggagtcaacgagatctcccccgaaagaataaagggtgcaaaaaaagcatcaggctccccggcggcgcacaaggggttaaccacaggcgactttttaaggaatgcaacttccttaggagctgcagtgggcttcccgttctttttctgcaacataaaacaatccttaagaacgtgtcccgttctgtgacaatagtaacaggtacgggtttcaggatttccgttttgagagcttctttttatggatttcttcatcaaaacgggctgaacgtcttttctctcatctctcctcacaatctctctgtgagtgagtgtgaattcgtccgctaaaagggacgcagctgataaagtgctgactttttgttcgtttaagtaggttaccagtctctcaggcagcttacgtttaaaatcctccaaaaggataagctctcggaggtcactcaaagttttaatttttgtggacgcacaccatttatcaaacagcatgcttatttcacgtgcaaattccacatgtgtttgtccagcacttttcttagcttgtctgaatttttgacgataagcttcagggattaactcatacgcttgtagtataacagttttcactcggtcatagtccagactatctgtgacagggagcgcagacagaacttctaaagctctgccgctcagcttgcactggagcagcagagaccacaccccgcgcggccactgcaacgtctccgcaattctttcaaaagctacaaaatagctgtcaacctcggtctctctaaatgtaggcattaaggaaatgcacttactaatgtcaaaggccggggttgtggcgggttgcggagctttggtgggcgtgatatgaagtccagggttggaaagctgggcttccagttccaatttccttattctcacagctgtgtcagcttcaatctccatcctccgaacctccagttccatctggagtcttttagcctgggctctctcctctctttccatgtccagacgtgccagccgcacctgcagtcgtgcgtctcgagatccttccgtcggcgaacctggggaggtcggaacagactttcgtacggttagaggagtttttcctgtctccatcgtctcaccctcatgatcctccgcagcagcagggacttcaggatcgtcacattcatcaggatctgcaggagatccttctggttccgtctttgcaccagactcattctcagtctttaaaatccccatgtcctccaaatgctccacaatgagcaatttcaagtctttttttcagcacagggtttgggatgtcaagagcaaggttgacagctatctgcagaaggtcagccttgcggcaacgctccagcacctcacgggatggagcctccataaatgtctccacacaaaactgagccatgtttaagcacaaaacaaaatgacacaacacaaaacagcgtgggttttgtgtcttcacaaaaccaacaaagagcaaatgttaaaactagtccaaacgtttggcacgggcttaactgatctaaaacaggctataaccgtgtaataaaacagctataaatcaGTGAAATCccagacgagcccccatttatgttacacccctctatgggctcagctaggaaggtgaggggaataaacataagatggaccagtctaacaaaaagtgaccctcgttggggagaaaaaggcttgtccaagcaagaccaaactcaaagtttcttttcaaggattttattacaaaaagaaagtaccaaaagaagggccaaaaacccttaccaaactgagtttaaacgaataactaaaaatgtccagaggaccaaccactcttaaaattaatctcctttatttaaaaag is a window encoding:
- the LOC139070370 gene encoding uncharacterized protein, with protein sequence MGILKTENESGAKTEPEGSPADPDECDDPEVPAAAEDHEGETMETGKTPLTVRKSVPTSPGSPTEGSRDARLQVRLARLDMEREERAQAKRLQMELEVRRMEIEADTAVRIRKLELEAQLSNPGLHITPTKAPQPATTPAFDISKCISLMPTFRETEVDSYFVAFERIAETLQWPRGVWSLLLQCKLSGRALEVLSALPVTDSLDYDRVKTVILQAYELIPEAYRQKFRQAKKSAGQTHVEFAREISMLFDKWCASTKIKTLSDLRELILLEDFKRKLPERLVTYLNEQKVSTLSAASLLADEFTLTHREIVRRDERKDVQPVLMKKSIKRSSQNGNPETRTCYYCHRTGHVLKDCFMLQKKNGKPTAAPKEVAFLKKSPVVNPLCAAGEPDAFFAPFILSGEISLTPGDADKQNVRILRDTGASQTLILSSALPFSASSSRGYAVLLQGIEMKSLPAQVHRVHLECQLVSGCFDVAICDHLPVNGVDVLLGNDVAGGKVLPLLEVVPQPQAEHVNCAADSHFYPACAVTRSQTQNNADIQLSDSVLMRLLSDDSEQTAHDELGFVPSSDAEEQREKADADPQQGEPFPLTAETLSAAQKSDITLKPYFEQVTTSDKTDKTTTHYLLDNDVLVRCWPQPAAEGMEWGLVKQIIVPSSYREHVVSLAHESDWSGHLGVNKTYKLLLQHFFWPGMKKEVSLFCRRCHVCQMTGKPNQPIPPAPLQPIPVLQGFRRPYR